One genomic region from Argentina anserina chromosome 2, drPotAnse1.1, whole genome shotgun sequence encodes:
- the LOC126782359 gene encoding homeobox protein knotted-1-like 2, which translates to MEEYINNNEMDHESQGTPRGNFLYASPNLRGNYGRASASDHNQQISTFHLQSSGGECFPSTQRTVKTEAAGSTSQHAHQHHHHKFHHPQFPSPSLVLSRGHNDQLTAQQQQNIENDNEVEAIKAKIIAHPHYSNLLQAYMDCQRVGAPSEVVARLSVARQEFEVRQRSAVSSRDASSKDPELDQFMEAYYDMLVKYREELTRPIQEAMDFMRKIETQLNMLGNDSNSTPLRIFSACALDKCDGNVSSEEEQDNSGGETEVAEIDPRAEDRELKNHLLRKYSGYLSSLKQELSKKKKKGKLPKDARQKLLSWWELHYKWPYPSESEKVALAESTGLDQKQINNWFINQRKRHWKPSEDMQFMVMDGLHPQNAAALFMDGHYIGDGHFRLGP; encoded by the exons ATGGAGGAATACATTAACAATAATGAAATGGATCATGAGAGTCAAGGCACTCCCAGAGGAAATTTCCTCTACGCTTCCCCAAATCTTAGAGGTAACTATGGTAGAGCGTCTGCCAGTGATCATAATCAGCAGATCAGCACCTTTCATCTTCAATCAAGCGGGGGCGAGTGTTTTCCGTCAACACAGCGAACTGTGAAGACCGAAGCAGCCGGTAGTACTTCCCAGCATGCTCATcagcaccaccaccacaaatTTCATCATCCTCAATTTCCTTCCCCTTCATTAGTATTGTCAAGAGGGCACAACGATCAGCTTACGGCTCAGCAGCAGCAGAACATAGAAAACGATAATGAAGTGGAGGCCATCAAAGCTAAGATTATCGCCCACCCTCACTACTCTAACCTCTTACAAGCTTACATGGATTGCCAAAGG GTGGGAGCTCCGTCTGAAGTTGTGGCTCGTCTCTCAGTTGCGCgccaagagtttgaagtacgaCAGCGATCTGCAGTCAGTTCAAGAGATGCTTCTTCAAAAGACCCAGAACTCGATCAGTTTATG GAAGCTTATTATGATATGCTGGTAAAGTATCGCGAGGAACTAACAAGGCCCATACAAGAAGCAATGGATTTCATGAGGAAGATTGAAACTCAGCTTAACATGCTTGGCAATGATAGCAACAGTACTCCTCTACGCATCTTCTCGGCCTGTGCACTAG ATAAGTGTGACGGAAATGTTTCGTCTGAAGAGGAGCAAGACAACAGCGGTGGAGAGACAGAAGTAGCCGAGATTGATCCAAGAGCTGAAGACAGGGAGCTTAAGAACCACCTTTTGAGAAAGTATAGTGGTTACTTGAGTAGCCTCAAGCAAGAACTTtccaagaaaaagaagaaaggtaAATTGCCCAAAGACGCCAGGCAGAAGCTTCTCAGTTGGTGGGAGTTACATTACAAATGGCCATATCCTTCG GAGTCGGAGAAGGTTGCGTTGGCCGAGTCGACAGGTTTGGATCAGAAGCAGATAAACAACTGGTTCATAAATCAAAGGAAGAGGCACTGGAAACCATCGGAGGACATGCAGTTCATGGTGATGGATGGCTTGCACCCACAGAACGCAGCAGCCCTCTTTATGGATGGCCACTACATCGGAGATGGTCATTTCCGGCTTGGTCCCTAA